The proteins below come from a single Hippocampus zosterae strain Florida chromosome 5, ASM2543408v3, whole genome shotgun sequence genomic window:
- the rnf183 gene encoding E3 ubiquitin-protein ligase RNF183 has translation MSDERERHRPRRSHSQDARLPGNVKPRMDNRRPQNSRRSRSSDSERGRRREQRLGESNKHQRRRQHGRSGDAGHRHRPPEESDGEEPECAICFCSYDNTFKTPKLLTCGHTFCLECLARINVSAPEIKTLSCPVCREITDIPHGQDLPRLGNNQDIIGRLPPDMRSTRSIRFKRSKGKLLLKNPEPSSPANVGVLTLPRKSHEAQAAPADTLQLEAVEGGVAPATMVDVGRPPNRVRGRIRRFFRSDRCYYITVATVVTITVVLLLVGILAFVIIPNVTARPRPPPGNQTARPPPPRDAFTTGP, from the coding sequence ATGAGCGACGAGCGGGAGAGGCATCGGCCCCGTCGGAGTCACAGCCAAGATGCCCGGCTGCCTGGCAACGTCAAGCCCCGCATGGACAACCGTCGCCCGCAAAATTCCAGAAGGTCCAGGAGCTCCGACTCTGAGCGAGGTCGACGGAGAGAGCAGCGCTTGGGCGAGTCCAACAAGCACCAGCGTCGGCGCCAGCACGGCAGGAGCGGCGACGCCGGCCACCGCCACCGGCCGCCCGAGGAGAGCGACGGCGAGGAGCCCGAGTGCGCCATCTGCTTCTGTTCCTACGACAACACCTTCAAGACGCCCAAGCTGCTGACCTGCGGGCACACCTTCTGCCTGGAGTGTCTGGCACGCATCAACGTGAGCGCCCCCGAAATCAAGACGCTGTCGTGCCCCGTGTGTCGCGAGATCACCGACATCCCGCACGGCCAGGACCTGCCCCGCTTGGGCAACAACCAGGACATCATCGGCAGGCTCCCGCCCGACATGCGCAGCACCAGATCCATCCGCTTCAAACGCAGCAAGGGCAAGCTCCTCTTGAAGAATCCGGAGCCCAGCAGCCCCGCCAACGTCGGGGTCCTCACCCTGCCGCGGAAGAGCCACGAGGCCCAGGCGGCACCCGCCGACACTTTGCAACTGGAGGCCGTGGAGGGCGGCGTGGCGCCCGCTACCATGGTGGACGTGGGGCGCCCGCCCAACAGGGTGCGCGGGCGCATTCGCCGCTTTTTCCGCTCAGACCGCTGCTACTACATCACGGTAGCCACCGTCGTCACCATCACGGTGGTGCTCTTGTTGGTGGGCATCCTGGCCTTTGTTATCATACCCAATGTGACCGCCAGACCGAGGCCACCGCCCGGGAACCAGACGGCACGCCCGCCGCCTCCACGGGACGCTTTCACTACAGGACCGTAA
- the LOC127601280 gene encoding uncharacterized protein LOC127601280 — MASTPSASALTSVLRCRGTLWTRNPPSKRSSPSAYGPALPGGTRRDSLGRSKSVLSACRLSVRYDSPPWEGGGAHPLRKPRRGVPEAGSYAAAPSGLGASMGRPLGARQPAAGVVVTRLLRPCQMKVFVRDACEQPQCGVWGVCRDGGETTPSFVEVRRLTLRSTCRSLQLLLTHVVLRRLAMLCGCARGRHRKIKRDDSRQKPPKSGPD; from the exons ATGGCTTCGACTCCCTCCGCCTCAGCCCTCACTTCCGTGCTTCGATGTCGCGGCACACTGTGGACCAGGAATCCGCCCAGCAAGAGAAGCTCCCCCTCGGCGTACGGCCCAGCGCTGCCCGGCGGAACTCGGCGCGACTCACTCGGCCGTAGCAAGAGCGTTTTGTCGGCGTGCCGACTATCCGTGCGGTACGATTCACCACCGTGGGAAGGCGGCGGGGCCCACCCTTTGAGAAAGCCGAGGAGAGGGGTCCCGGAGGCGGGCTCTTACGCAGCGGCGCCCAGCGGCCTCGGAGCGAGCATGGGACGGCCCTTAGGTGCTCGTCAACCAGCCGCTGGCGTCGTCGTCACACGGCTGCTTCGACCATGTCAAATGAAAGTGTTCGTACGGGACGCGTGTGAGCAGCCCCAGTGCGGGGTTTGGGGAGTGTGCCGTGACGGTGGAGAGACGACGCCGTCTTTCGTGGAAGTCAGACGGTTGACTTTGAGGAGCACCTGCCGCTCTCTCCAACTTCTGCTGACCCACGTTGTATTACGAAGGCTGGCCATGCTCTGCGGATGCGCTAGGGGACGCCATCGCAAG ATTAAGAGAGATGATTCCCGACAGAAACCCCCCAAAAGCGGACCTGACTGA